Below is a window of Sporosarcina ureae DNA.
TTCCACCTCAGCTACTTCTATAGAGGAAGAAGCCTTCACAACTTTCTCTTGTGGCTTGGCCTCGGGCTGTGTACAACCAGCCAACAGCATTGCACCAATGAGTACTTGTATATATAGTTTCATCATCTACACGGCTCCTTCCTAAAAAAGTAGTGTATTCTTTTATTGCTGTGCTGCTGTTTTTCTACGAATCAAGACTAGAGATGTGCCTGCGATGAAGATCATGCTTAATGTGACCCATAGCACCGTATAATCCGTTTCTTGACTCATTCCGCCCATTCCTGTTTTCGGCATGTCAGCAGGCATTGCAGAAGCAAACTGATCTGGGAACTGGTCAACAATCGCACCAGATAATGCGGTTCCTACACCAAACATATGACTGTATGCTTCGTGAATATTGTCATATGTTGCTTCGTAGTCCTCATCCACATAGCTATCGAATGCCATTAGTAATTGATCGACGTGCATCTTCAAACCTTCTTCGAGATCTGCGGCTTTCAATCGACCTTCCGTTGCCGTATCCAAAAATGCAGCTTGTGTTACACGGTAGGCATCCAAATCTGCCATGGCCTTGTCTTGTCCTGCTTTATCTTCTTTCGCTGTTGCTTGTACATAATCCACAAAGTAGCCAATATGACTGCTCCAGATTTCATTGAACTGTTTTGCCCCTTCAGCACCGTATACCGATTCCACAGATTTCGTTAGATCTTCTGTATTGGTGTTTAAAATAGCTGCAGCTGCGTCAAAGTCTTTCGCACCGTCAATTCCCTTTTGCATAGCAAGTATCGCCAACGCTGCATGTGTTGAAAATTCATTGTTTAGTGATTCGCGTAAATCTGCAGCTTTCGTGTCTACGGATAGATTGTCGAATTTCTCAGGGAATT
It encodes the following:
- a CDS encoding copper amine oxidase, translating into MKFKKTWAAIPLSVSLLFPTGAILTNAAEHEHGGKASEAVSNKAVDLRATLDNILSEHAYLAVITMQKGLDGAADFEAAAGQLGENTDKLSKAVGSVYGDKAGEQFKEIWSSHIGYFVNYVTATAEKDEEGRKKALKDLDGYRVTQADFLAVATENRLKASDLEEGLKMHVDQLIWAFDNYGAADYDKAYESLKESMHHMFGTGKGLSWAITDQFPEKFDNLSVDTKAADLRESLNNEFSTHAALAILAMQKGIDGAKDFDAAAAILNTNTEDLTKSVESVYGAEGAKQFNEIWSSHIGYFVDYVQATAKEDKAGQDKAMADLDAYRVTQAAFLDTATEGRLKAADLEEGLKMHVDQLLMAFDSYVDEDYEATYDNIHEAYSHMFGVGTALSGAIVDQFPDQFASAMPADMPKTGMGGMSQETDYTVLWVTLSMIFIAGTSLVLIRRKTAAQQ